Genomic DNA from Solanum pennellii chromosome 3, SPENNV200:
GCATTTCCGGAAAAGCTTTagtaagtttttctttcttctgaCTCTACCTATATTCCCACCCCGGCTCCCCCGCTGGCAGGGACAAGGTtgatttctttgttgttttgcTTAGTTTATGTTGTCATGTTCTTTAATCCTCTATgattatttgtatgatttagTGTTTGGTGTGCCCTTAAAACTCCTATTTCTCTTGTTAGGATGGACACTTGATGATGCTTGGAGGATACTTGGAGTTTTTCATGAACCCCTCACTGGCAAATACTTACATAAGCTTGAAGAGGGAGCTTAATGAACTTGTCCATAAGAAAGTATGTATATCCCTCATCTTTCTTTGTGTTATCATCGTTTGAGTTTTCCATAGTTGTCATTTCTGTAATGTTGCTCCTAGCAACTATGCATGGATGATATCGTTTGTAACTATTACACGCATATCTTGTTTCATATGCATTTTTCAGAAAGAATATTACTAGTGGATGCATATGACAAATTCTTCTCTACTGATGTTTGCTTTTTCTGCCAGCTCTCGGACCGTAATTTTGATGTAGGAAGTCATGGTGAGCTATTAGAAGCTGTTAAATTGCTGGTGTCAGAGGATCAATGTGAAGGTAAATTTGTCTATGGTCGTAAACCGTCCCCCAAGAAGTCTGCAAAGGAGTTACAGAAAAATGTCGTTTCAAAGAAGGGCAGTGGTGGTGAGAATCCGAAGTCTCATCTCCAAACGTTGCTTGCTCGGGCTGGCCACCAATCACCCAGTTATAAGATAACACagctaaaaaataataagttccGCGCCACTGTAATATTCAATGGGTTAAATTTTTCTGGCCAGCCTAGCAGTAGCAAGAAGGATGCTGAAAAAGATGCAGCTGCTGAAGCTCTACAGTGGTTGACTGGTGAGACCCAATCCTCTTCTAAAGCTGTTGAACACATGTCAGCACTTCTGAAGAAAAGCAAGAGTAAAAATCAACTTTATAGTACAAAATGGAGGTAATTTTTGCATAAGTTAGGGTAGCTAATCCAAGAGTCCCGCGTATAAAGAGGTTCTCGCTGGCATTAGTTTTCTTGGTTGAAAAATGATGGTGTGATTTTTGGCGAAGAAGATGCAGCTTGAAGTTTGTATATAACTAGTCTTATTGGACCTTTATTTTTTAAGCGGGTTGCAGACAATCTCGAGGGAGCTACTGTATTTGAGCATTGCCATTGTGGGAGGAACTAATCATTGCGGTATCTTCCTATGTGGTGACCTAGGTTAAAGTTCACTACGCTCTGGTCACCATGATGTCTATATTCTGCCCCAAAGGATAGTCAAATTCTCAAGCAAAAGTTTGGCTCAGCCGATCAATTCTTTCATTGAGAAGTGGACTGCCGCCTAGTTTTGATGGGCAGATGTGCAATGACCTGAACGGTCAGCTCGGCCTCGGTATTACACTAATTTTTATACCTTGTATGAGTTTTGCTTCTAATTCATTATTACTTATGAGAAAGGATCTGTAGGAGGAAAATGGAGAGTTGTACACCAAATACAAAGTTGTATTAGAGACTCGTGAATGATCATGATCATGATGTATTATAGACTTGAAGTCTAAGAgtgtatttttcctttaaatttttCACAGTGATTACATAAAAATGGCGCCTTTCCAGTTTCTCCGAGACTTTCACTTGGAATTCTGAGTGCAGATTATTTACGAGTATTTCTTCGATTGTGTATTATAGCATATTTTTGGTTTTCGCCTTGCATTTGTGTGTGTTAcaacacaattttatttttggttatcATCCGATTTTAAGTATTTGCATTGAAGCTTGATAAAATTCAGATTCACGCCTTTGCTGTGTAAAGTGTTACATAACAAAGGCAACTACATACCTTGGTTACAATCCAAGTTaaaccaaataaagaaaaagaacaaaggaAAGTGAAGCAAGAACGAATCAAATGAAATTTAATCCTGGCtttgtgcttttttttttgtttattagagaaataccaaaaaaaaaagaaactcaaCTCTTCAAAAGCTCCAATGCTTTCAATAGAGTACCTCTAAATCTATTTACATCAATTTTTACATCTTGTTGATCTAAATAAACTTTCCTATATGAAGCCCATCCTTTAGGAGAAATCATATTACCAGGAGGATCCTTTAACACATGATGTTCAAGTGGATATTGTTGAATTAAAGAACTCTCATTTACACTAATCTTGTATCCCAAATACTTCAAATTCATATCCATTGCTGGAATTTCAAAATCTTCTTTAGATACCCATTCCATTCCCAATCCCACTATCTGTATAACACTTGCATTTTCTGGTAAAAAAACCATATTTGTCAATCCAGCACCATGTACTCCCATTAGTACATCAAATGAGTTCACTTTTTTTGCAACTTGAGCCAAATTCTCCCTTGTTTCCTCCACACCTACTTTGAACCCCATACTTTTAGCTAAGGTAACAATTTCTTCTATGTTTGTAAAACGTCTCGTTCTGCTTCTTGAAATTATAAGTAGTCTAGGCTTATTTTTCCTCCTTTGATCATCATCATCAGCATTCTTTTTCAATCTCACCGCGGATTTTCTCTTCAAGGAGTATGTACTTTTCAAGAACCTTGTGAAGTCTAACATATTGTAAGAAGATTCTGAAGTGTTGATGCTGAATTCTTTGTTGGCTTTTAAGCCAATTGTCATACTTGGGAAACAAAGAACATCTTTTTCCTTGTCAACATCAATAGCCTCATATTTTGACAATCTTTGTAACACTGCCTTAAATTTCTTGATCCACCAAGGCATGTTGTTAGTAATCAGAAACTGAACTTCACCATTCAAACGTCGCGATGTTTGAAATAATGGAATCAACACATCACTGAAATCATGGAAGTGATTCCCAGCATACCCTTTAGTTGAAAAAACAACTGCAGGGACAGTGTAGTTTCTTGTGCAAATTGGGATTTGTTGAGAAATATGAACTTCTTTAACTATTAAATTTGTAACACTCTCCATTGCTCTATCATCACCTTTTCTTGCATATGGTCTTATGTTCCatgagttgttttttttttcatcatcaatTGATACAAAAAATATGGTTGATGAATTTCCATGTATTCTTATGTCACCTTTCATCTCACAGAGATCAGCTCTTGGATGTAACACATTACAAATTTGTTTCTCTTGTTCAATTTCGAaatctaaaaatagaaaaaatttacaagtatggtAAGTACTTAGACAAATTTAAGttcatttacaaaaaaaaataaattatgctaattaattaacatgAATACTTACATGGCTTTTTAGGCTTTGTGACTTCCTCTGTTATTGCTAGAATTTTCGGGCTACCACGAAGAGAAACCTTAACATTTACTGTCACACAAAAACATATCAACGACTTGAATCTAACTTATATATACTCACAACGTAAATATTATATCCATAACAGAGCATTGAAAGCTTTAAACATGTACTGACAATATAAAAAAACTTACCAACTCGAAAATGACGAATTTCAGGCTTGAAGAGAAAACAAAATGTGGCTGCTAAAATGAAACAACTAACAAATGCTCCAATTCCTAATTTCTTTTGCTCATGTTTACTAAAACTTCTGGCTAATAAACTATCATACTTCATTTttgctaaaaataaataatataacgtaactacaaaaaaagaatttttttttttttgaaatttctcaACTTAACTTATTAATTATAGAAGTGAGAAAATGCTAGTATTTGCAATTCTGAAGATATATAGAGGTCTTATATTATCTAAGTGACTAGCATGAAACTCTTTTTtctcttatataatataattttagtgAATGCTCTCCACGTATTTTAggacaattttttataaataaaaaatttatgttgttTCTCGTTTGAAAGATATAACAAAGTTGACTATAAAATAAATGTGTGTTTTATCAAAATTGAGTCCATGTCTAAAAAAAGGATTTAGGATGGCCGGCACCTTAATTACCAAACATACTCAATAAGTAAATATAATTaagattttgttgattttttctttatgaTAAATACTAAGATTATGAGTTTAGGTGGGAACTAATTAGATGTGTATATAGAAAATACTTATATGGATAGAAATTACTTGTTCAATAAAATATAGATAGGTAAGAATTTATTAAGTTTGCTTAAATGAAATGGGATTTTAATGTGAGATACTAATTTAGGTTATTATTTACATTACTGGAGTTAAATTTGTTTCcttttattgattattaattaagtaatgCTTTAGTGTGAATTAGTGGATTTCATTAATCAATGGTTGCTTAAGTGTGAAAAGTTTTACgttaattattgtttttcttttcctaaaattttcaatttccctttacttgtttttttttttccataattaATTTCCCTTTAATACTTTGTATATGTAATGTAATACAACGACAATTGATTGATTAgtggaaataaaaaaatctcTCTCCAATTTCAAATAACCTTCCTGAAATAAtagttttcttcatttttatttgattctttttcGTCATCTATTTCTGGAATAGGGTGGGTGGGAGTGGGGAGTTCATTGATATTAAGATGTCGAGGGAAATTAAAGAAGGTTAGGGGTGGAAGCAAACCATGctttgatcattcaattgactcTTTGTTGTCCGTCTATACTAACTTGATGTCATAGTAGACAGTATGAGCTTCGATTTTATCAACTATTGGATGAGTGCGGGTGGGGAGTTTCTTTGATATTAAAGTGTCGAGGAGATTGAAGAAGTCTAGGGGTGGAAGCAATCGTTCTTGTTGACAGTCTGTACTAGTTTGATGTCATgtgataaaaatagaaatttcaaTCGATGTTAcctattattaaattttaactaaCTTTCACCgtataaaaagaatatttattgaaatatatatttataaaagagaaaaacGGTTGCATTGTTACCATTATTCATATACATAGTTTTCTCAAGATATTGTGATTTTTccataataataattgtattgtttttttaaaatcttataaATTGTGATATCTTAATTAAAtcc
This window encodes:
- the LOC107014104 gene encoding alpha-1,3-arabinosyltransferase XAT2-like yields the protein MKYDSLLARSFSKHEQKKLGIGAFVSCFILAATFCFLFKPEIRHFRVVNVKVSLRGSPKILAITEEVTKPKKPYFEIEQEKQICNVLHPRADLCEMKGDIRIHGNSSTIFFVSIDDEKKNNSWNIRPYARKGDDRAMESVTNLIVKEVHISQQIPICTRNYTVPAVVFSTKGYAGNHFHDFSDVLIPLFQTSRRLNGEVQFLITNNMPWWIKKFKAVLQRLSKYEAIDVDKEKDVLCFPSMTIGLKANKEFSINTSESSYNMLDFTRFLKSTYSLKRKSAVRLKKNADDDDQRRKNKPRLLIISRSRTRRFTNIEEIVTLAKSMGFKVGVEETRENLAQVAKKVNSFDVLMGVHGAGLTNMVFLPENASVIQIVGLGMEWVSKEDFEIPAMDMNLKYLGYKISVNESSLIQQYPLEHHVLKDPPGNMISPKGWASYRKVYLDQQDVKIDVNRFRGTLLKALELLKS